The Caenorhabditis elegans chromosome I genome includes the window ATCTATCTGAGGAAAGCAGTTCTAATGATTCTTTTgatgaattttagtttttagctaatttatctattgaaaataaataaaaatgttgcatTTTACACCAATTTCTTTTATTACGTTGAAGTTATTCTGTCaatttgtgaatattttattgatattaatatttaatacaaaataatgaatttagcCTTCTCTTACAATTGAGCACAAAATGTGCAATGTTCTAATGTGTTCTATTTTATGTTCTAtttataatatatttattgtataattaaatataaatattgtgCGCTGCAAGTGCGCCCCTTTGAACTAGTGTTCTGTTGGCATTTTCCATGCGTCGAATTTCTCTCCTTTTCACGTTTTCTCTCTATTAATagaataattataattttgtatTGCTTCTTATCCAATTCgaataaatttgtaaaaatatttcaacttttcagccAAGATCATGCTCAAATTTGTCATAGTTTCATCAATTCTTGTGGCCCTAGGTCTGTCAATCGAATTGACATTCGAACTTCCAGACAACGCAAATCAGTGTTTTTATGAAGATCTGAAAAAGGATGTTGACACAGTGTTTGAATTCCAAGTTagtatttcaattgaaaatcgtAGAAACTGtaataatttgataatttcaggTTGTTACTGGAGGCCATTATGACGTAGACTTGATCATTGAGGATCCAAATGGAAAAGTTTTGTATAAAGATACTAAAAAGCAGTACGACAGTATCAACTTCAAGGCCGAAGTTGAAGGAACATACAAAGCATGCTTTTCAAATGAATTCTCCACATTCTCTCATAAAATCGTTTACATGGATTGGCAATTCGGTGATCAAAATGCTCTTCATGCTGCCGTTACTCAAGGAGCTCATGCAATGACTCAATTAGAAAATTATGCAGTCGCTATTGGAGATAAATTGAGAACagtaagatttttatttaaaaagatttatttttacaattagaaaatgctcaaaacgtaactttttcgaattttatgaattcgttcatttttccAACTCTATTTTGCTGGGAGCTTactaaaaaagttgttcaccCGACATTTGACATacttataaacttttttgtagattgATGACTATCAAACTCATCATCGTCTCCGTGAAGCAACTGGTCGCAAACGTGCAGAAGAACTCAACGAGCGCGTGATGATCTGGTCCCTTGGTCAATCTGCCGTCGTAGTATTCATTGGAATTGGCCAAGTTTTCCTGctcaaatcatttttcaatgataaaaGAACtcgttattaattttttcacaccattgctcttttttttgtaattagcAGCCTTCTCATTTTAATGGGTCCCGTCAGTTGTTTTGCCCCTTTTCCTCCCTTTGATACATAGCATAAgaatataatttattgatttataaCTGAGTTTCATAACATAAAAACCCGAAGCAATTTTATGCAATTGAGAATTATTCAGGAATGTCTCCGTTGAGAACTGACTGATATTCCTGGAGTCTCCGAAGAAGTGCGTCATTTTGATTAAGAAGAGTTTGGATTCCGTTTACGAGCGTCTTGCGTTTTTCACGGTTTCGCTTAGCCTGAAAGTTGATTGAACTGAATCGAAAACTTATTCAAagtacaaaataaaattatgacACACCTGATTTTCGGGAGTAGTTTCAGTGATAATATTCATCCCATCAAGAGTTTCCAGATGTCTTTCCGCCTCTTCGTTGAAATATTTCACTTtcttttccagctttttcccCATCTCGACCTGCTTtggtttttcgagaaaaccACGTTCCAAATCAGCGACATCTCTCAAATTGAGATCATAGGCTTTTTGAAGATTGCTCAAATTATGCTTCTCATATTGCATGAGCATTTTGAAGCCCGCGTCATCAACCAAAGCATTTTTTCCACCCATCACAatgattttatcattttctttaaaatttaaagtagAAAGGGAGACATCGTCGGCGCCTTGAAGAAACTTTCCTGTAAAATACTTTGTCtcattattccaaaaaatcagaaacaaCCTCTGTGCAACAACTTCATGGTTTCAACATCAACATCATTGTCGGTGGCGATTCGATCGCGTAGCTGCCCAAGTGTCAAAATAGATTCGTCTTCTCCTTGATTTTCCTCAAGAATGTCGATTGTAGTTTGAACGGATGAACACGACACATTCACcttcatttctgaaaattgattttgagaCAGTTTTAGCAGTGGGAGAAGCCTCCGAGTGTCGATAAATAAGAAATTGGAACAAAATTATTGTTAActtattagaaaattaagaaacttctagaaatgACGAGAAGCTTATGCGAAAATCAGTTCCTCCACGAGGTGTACACATCGATTGCAATGGGGCGCACTCGCTCAGAGACTTCAGAGAAAAACGATTCCATAGACAATGAATCACCGTTTTCGTACGATACTGTGAGGGACATTAAATTAgcccatttttgtttttaagtcACAATACGAGAGCACATGATAGTTTTTATATTGGACATGTAAGAAACACAATGTATGAGCAATAAAATAAACAGTGAGTTGGGTGATAACCATCGGTTGAATAATAAGTATGCAATTATTTACAAGAAAATTACTTATggctggaaacttttttcaatcgcTCGAGAATGGCATCGAGTTTGTAAATTGTCTCCTGGTCAATCTGTTTGTAGATTTTGTCCCgatttttaactattttgCGAAAATTGTGAATGCACTCTGTTGCTTTTGCAGCTCGCTCTTCAGCTACCACATCGACTCCAATTCGCCGAGTTTTGGTGGATGCAAATCCGATGATTGTGTCCAGTAAACTGTTGGTAATTGATGCAAGAGCCTTCAAGCAAGCCGATCGCTTCCCATAATTGTCGCTCgtgatattttctgaattacaAAACATTAGAATAAATTTATCAGGAAGCAAAACCAACCCATGATAAATGTTAAACAAGCATGGCACGAGTTGAGACACCAAGAGTTTCTACTATTCAGAATTCTAATGACTGTGGGAGCGAGTTGGTTGTCGTTTGACAATATCTGTTCCATGTTACTTGTGAAACTCTTCATCTTATAAACACGAAgatctgaaaagaaaacataaactgaaaaatcaaaactctGCAAATCCTACTTCTGCTCTCTCGCTTCGCACAAACACCGATTTTATTCACTTCCTCGGTGCATGCGGACCACAACGACGCGTTTGATGACATGACTGACACGGATGATTCTGGGGAGGATTTTGGCAAAGAACTGCTATGTTCTTCACCTCTCGAAACCGGGTTCCGAGACAATTCCTTCTTCGACTCGGAATGCAATGGACGTCTTGAGCGAGTATTTGTGAACTCGGGCAGATCGGCTTTCACAGTTCGAGAACTCCCGATGAAAGTGATGGGAACGTCCTTTTCCGCACCgcgtctgaaaaaaatataatcgcTTCAGATACTTTTTTCGTAGAACTCACCGACTCGAAGTAGATCTTGTATTTGGTCTGTTTTCAGCGGATTTCGGAATGTCGTTGAGAGGCTTCCTATTTTTTGCATGTGTTAGTTTTTTCCGGTCGTCAAGCCctgacatctgaaaaatttcaaaatttcaaatttaagaagagacaaacattttataattggaaaaaaacacaagatATCAAAATTAGACGAAAGAAAGGAACTagtaaacaagaaaaaaccgTTTTCCCGCATAAAAGAAATTCCCGCGTAATTCTTTGAAGTACTATCGTACCCCGCATGAGCGCTGCGGGACCCGAATAACATCTcatatgcgcctttaaagtttttaatataaaGCTGGATTTTTTAATCCTAAGTATTTACTTTTGCCTCATTCCAATGAATTCTTGAAACGatatatttaatatttaatttagtTCTTATAGTAAATGGCTCCAGTACTTGGTTTGTTGGAAAATGAAGCGAAAGTCAAGTCGATCATCAGAAAGTAAGtcaccaaaaaaagaaacagtttatattaatttaatttcagcaataacctactcgaaaaaaagttttcgagcTTTCAAAGACAGTGTAGAGACCTATCAAGAAACCATGCACTCCGTAGGCGATTTTCGTTCTTGGTTGCAAAcgaattacattttttcagtcgATTCGTGTTGTTCACAAGTCAAACATTCGGCAACAGCCGCAGAAGAAATGTCAGTCAGCGATAAAGATGTGAAAAATCACCAGAAGAAActtcattcatttttggcaCAGTCTACTGATCAAGGTATCATTTTCCttttaacttttaatattttagttttcgtGTTTCAGTTAACTCCACGATTgataaaatggattttttctgTTCCAAGGGCAATCACTCTCTTCCGATGGAAATGTCAGTGCTTTCGATCACACTTCCATATGAAGCGTGtattgaaaaatctgcaaaaaaacacGAAACTATGGTTTTTTCCATTGATGAAGTTTCGAGTGCTGTTCAGCacctggaaaatgaaaaagtcgATGTGGAAAAGCGTCAATCTTCAACAGGCAAACTTatatttcaaactgaaaaagaaattatgaAGCTAAAAGAAGAGATTCAAGTAAATACAAATCTCGAGtcaaatattattcaattgtCTCTGGAGAAGCTTTCTTCAGTCAAAGACTCTTCTACGagtgaaaatgtttataaagCGAAACTGGAAGAGGAGGTATTTCTGTTTCATAAAAAAGGatgtaaaatttataatttagaTAAACGAAGCCAGGCAAATATATGAAGACGCATTGAAACAGGATGTGATCAGCCAAGAATCAGCTATGATGACCCAGCAACTAGAATCTCTTAATGAGTTGTGCTCTGACCTCAGTGATCTTAACAAAATTAATCTTACATCTATCGAAAAGTTTCCTGATTGCAATGAGGTATGCGAGCTCTCCGATGAACTGCAAACTCTTGAAAAGTCTGAAGCTGAAAACTCAGAAAGTATAATAAATCTCGAGGCGTCGTTGGAAGATATTAAATATCAGAACAAGAAAGTCCGTAAGAGTTTTGATCAAATAAACCAATTGGAAAACGCATATATCGTTAAAAAAGAGGTTCTGACTCGGAAGAAATCTGCTATCGAGGACGTCAAGCGACAAATTGCTGAAAGCAAAATCAcattaaataaattgaaagtgACTGTCCGTGCTGTGGAACGATCTGACACCCCAGAGAATGTGGAATCAAAGAAAGAAGTATTTATTCATTCAAATTCAGTATATTACAAGTCTTGTTTCAGGAGGCTTTTCGGCGTCTCGTGGCATCTAGCACTGAACTTCCCGGACCAGAGTCATTCCAGCGTGACAATGTTCGAAATGTGGAGAAATCATTGCGTTTTAAGAAGTGGAACCAAAGAACCACGTCGCAGTCGTCGTTCACTTCAGGTAAGatgtttaattgtttttatacCAATTTGATTACAACCACatgtttacttttttgaataacaaaATACGACGCTTTCAAAGAAGtttgcaaagtttttttaatagacTTTGTGTCaaagaagaaataaatttataattatttatagTTTTAGATTCAACACGATCTATTGGACCGATTGGTGTGCATTATCCAGGGATAAAACTTATCAACAAAGACGCTGCAACGCCCACTGAAGTTATTCGGAAGATTACATCGGAGCTAAATGAATCTGCTACTTCTGAAGATTCAACATTCGATGACGATACAGGCACAACACAGGATGAGTCTGGATTGAATGCATTCTTTAATTCTCCGGTTAGCAAAGAACAAACTTCAATGCGTCCACAGTTTTCAATGATTGCTCATATGGAGAAGTATGATACAATGCAGGCCAAGAAAAACATGGATAAATTGCCTGATAATGTTCGCCGAGAAAGCGAAATGGAACACATTTCCCATAATTACGGCcgtaataataatttttacagtACGAAAAATTCTGATTACTTCAGGTCCCTCTGAAGTTAACCGCCCGGCGAGTGTTTCATCTAAACGCCACGATCCGGCTGCAAGTATATCGGCAACATCGGAAGAGTCGATCCTATCTGGAACCACTCAGGATGAATCTATGCTCAATGATTTCTTCAATCCAACAGGCACCGACGAAAAACTTAACGACGTTGAGTTTTCCATGACTGCGCATGTGGCAGAATTCGATAACagacaaaaagcaaaaagagcTGCAGAGCAAATTAAGAAgagttcttcaaaaatatctgGCAAAAAAGAGGAATCAGTTGCAGATGATAAAAGTGGTTCTTGAATTCTGAATAAGCTTGACAATTTGCAACTATTTTCAGGCTCTGGCAACAGCTACGTAGCTGAAAGTGAAGCTGGCTTCTCACAAGGATCTGAGGAAAACGAATCCATGGATGATGAGGTTTGTGTCTCTTAATGGAATATTCATGAAACATTTATTGTTTTCAGGATTTGGTTGCTCCAGATGATGGCGGTCTAGATCAAACGATTTGGGATGGTGACGACTAAAACTTTCTACATTCTAATTTAATTCATACTTTTTTGTGTTCCTCTTATACGGAATTTTCGCGTAATCTTGTACTATTCCATCATGTTCCTATTGTTTGTGATCTGTTATAAGTTATAAATCATTGttctttaatatttcaatattattGCTGTCACTGTCAAAATGCTAATTaaatttatctttaaaaatcaatttaaatgtttaagtcctgtaaatatttattaaaccgtcgaatttcaggaaaaataactgttataaaatttattttacatgTTAACATGCATGTTAGAAAAGAAGAATTTTACATGTCAACATGCATGTTAGAAAAGAAGAGTACTTGAGAAATTACAAAAGTTTGTATGTATTTACTTGTTTCAATAGTTTTCATTTGTCTGTGGTCGTTGTCTCGCTGAAAAAGACGGGCGGTGCGAGAAAAAGGGTTTTATTTGGACACTAAACTCAATAAAGATACACTTTTTTGATTTCGCTcgctaaaacttttcaatttcaatacttCACTTTTGCATCATTTTTCGTGCAGCTCTCTGCGTCTCCGCTTTCAAACACTTCTATTTTGGGtcaattctgttttttttcttgttcagtTTCGAATCAATAGTTTAGCGCGGCTCCAAACATCTAGAAAATCCTTCAAGAAGAGAGCAcgagaaattgagaatttcttGAGAAATGAGAGAAATGTTAGAGATACGTGATAGAAGAGTTGTTTACGTGCAAAAATCTCACACAGAAAacgtttctcaattttattctcatttctttcaacatttcaataaGTCAATGAAATAGTGCTTGACAGAAGAGACGGAGAGAAATAGAGATGTTCGTAGCCCTGGGCGCTCAAATTTATCGGCAATATTTCGGACGACGCGGTGAGCGGTTTTTGGATTCTTgttgttctcttttttaatttttttctcactggttatattttaaatttctcgaaaCAAAATTGATCGATGATCAAACTTCTTATTTGATAACGAATCAACAGTTTTGAtttaattccatttttcataatctcgtcattttgttttgccttttttttaattgtccttttttctttctaatacctatttttatattaattgattgctaatgttttaattttaatggaGGTtacatttaaaagttttgctccgaatatatttgaaagaaattccTTCACAAGCATCATCTagtatttttattctttttatattttgtgcGAGAAATCACAATCCCCCTATAACAGCTAATAGTTTTCGcctttaaactcaaaaatttttcaatttgcatcATATTccgatatttttcaggaatggCGATGGCAAATAACAGTTCGGTGGCCAATAAGGTCTGTCTCATCGTTATTGATGGATGGGGAGTTTCTGAAGATCCTTACGGTAACGCTATTCTCAACGCACAGACACCAGTTATGGACAAGCTGTGTTCGGGtaagattttatttatttcaaaattgttaacCCAAGAACATTTTTCCAGGCAATTGGGCTCAAATTGAGGCACATGGTCTTCATGTTGGTCTCCCAGAAGGATTGATGGGAAATTCGGAAGTCGGACATTTGAACATCGGAGCCGGACGTGTTATCTATCAAGACATTGTTCGTATTAATCTGGCAGTCAAGAACAACAAATTTGTATGCTTCCaatattatttcagaatattaTATTTCGTAAATTTTAGGTGACTAATGAGAGCTTGGTGGATGCTTGCGATCGTGCTAAAAACGGAAATGGACGTCTTCATCTGGCCGGACTTGTTTCTGACGGAGGTGTTCATTCTCATATTGGtaatattcatttatttattttcaatttatgatttttctcatttcagatCACATGTTTGCTTTGGTTAAGGCCATCAAAGAGCTCGGAGTTCCAGAACTTTACCTTCATTTCTACGGAGATGGTCGTGATACTTCTCCAAACAGTGGAGTTGGATTCCTTGAACAAACCCTCGAGTTCTTGGAGAAAACTACTGGGTTAGAATAATGTGATaatttatggggttattcaagtagtgtcggaaaattaaaaagtgtagaaaaattacgccacaactgtattcaagtatataaaaacatgtatttaaatacatttgtgacgtcacaaatatatttaaatacatttcgctacattacttgaataaccccattaggaaacatgtttaaaaatattttcagatatggaAAACTAGCTACTGTAGTTGGCCGCTACTATGCTATGGATCGCGATAACAGATGGGAGCGTATCAATGTTGCATACGAGGCAATGATTGGAGGTGTTGGAGAGACTTCCGATGAGGCTGGGGTATGATTTTAGCGTATAAACTGATTAACAATTCAAAAGACGAAGAATGAACAGTTTTGGATTTCgtttaattataattttctaggtatcaaaaatcatttactaAATATAAAGTAGTTTTCTTCCGTACAATGTATGATATACCAAGATGCAAACTTTTCACtttaaatcaacaaaaattcaaattcatttcaattaaaaatgtttccgagagaaattcgaattctaaTTTCAGCAAGTTTAAATAATAtctaaaattatcattttccaGGTTGTTGAAGTTGTTCGCAAGCGTTACGCTGCTGATGAAACAGACGAATTCTTGAAGCCAATCATTCTTCAAGGAGAGAAAGGACGTGTTCAAAATGACGATACAATCATCTTCTTCGACTACCGTGCTGATCGTATGCGTGAGATTTCTGCAGCAATGGGAATGGATCGTTACAAGGATTGCAATTCGAAGTTAGCTCATCCATCAAATCTTCAAGTATATGGAATGACTCAATACAAAGCCGAGTTCCCATTCAAATCGCTGTTCCCGCCAGCATCGAACAAAAATGTATTGGCTGAGTGGCTCGCCGAGCAAAAAGTTTCGCAATTTCATTGTGCGGAAACCGAAAAATACGCTCACgttacatttttcttcaatggaggacttgaaaaacaatttgaggGAGAAGAAAGGTGTTTAGTGCCCAGTCCAAAGGTAATACTTTGATGATATaacttcgaaaattgaatatttccagGTCGCAACTTACGATCTTCAACCAGAAATGTCTGCGGCCGGCGTTGCTGACAAAATGATTGAACAACTCGAGGCTGGAACTCATCCATTCATTATGTGCAACTTTGCTCCACCAGATATGGTCGGGCATACGGGAGTCTATGAAGCTGCTGTCAAGGCCTGTGAAGCTACTGATATCGCAATCGGAAGAATCTATGAAGCAACTCAAAAGCACGGATACTCACTTATGGTTACTGCTGATCACGGAAATGCTGAAAAGATGAAGGCTCCAGATGGTGGAAAACACACTGCTCACACATGTTACCGTGTTCCACTCACTTTGAGCCATCCAGGATTCAAATTTGTCGATGTGAGTTTTTGTCaaacgtttgaaatttttatttaaaaaaaaacagaaacccATAtgttaaatgaaaatattaatttacaAACGGGTGTAAATAGCTATTCACTTCACACGTTTACAGCCAGCCGACCGTCATCCGGCCCTTTGTGATGTTGCTCCAACAGTTCTCGCTATTATGGGACTCCCTCAACCAGCTGAAATGACTGGGGTCTCGATTGTTCAGAAGATCTAGATTCAAGTACAATGATTTCAATATTCAAGTTCTATGAACTATATTTTCTACAGTATTCTTTTGTCCAATTTCTTCCCAATTACCTACTATTCAATTCTGTttatagtctgaaaatttttatgtatttaGATCCTTAAATTAgtatgaataaaattatattgcactgagaaaatatttcattcaTTACTATGACCTGTCGGATGACTCATATTCTATTTgctatttatgttttttttcttgctccgGAATGAGCTCTGTAGTCAGTtgctcaacatttttgaagggTCAATTGATGGTGACATTTGGCCAATAGACACACTGAGCACATCTGCGGAGCACTCTGACGGCTCGCAAAAGATTGATTTGATCGGACTTTTACTGGGACGAACTGAGAAAAACCATTggttttctctgcgtctcttaatTTCTCAAACTCTCTTGATTTAGTATCTTATCGTTTCTTCTAATGCTCTCTCTGTGTGACATTTTTCATTATAGTTTCTCGAAAATTCTTTGGAGAAAATGTTGCTAGCATTTTGATGTCACTTTCGTTTGAAAACTCCAGAAACCTCGCCTTTTCCTTATCGTTTTTTAGCATCACTCAGTTAAAATGACCTATTTGTGCCACGAACCCagttttattgagaaaaatcgaaattactaggtgaaattctatttttcgttGACTTTGAATACGTGTTTGATCGAATTTTGATGAagcaaaaaacatgaaaattacATGACCTTGCCCTAGATACGTGGCTACATGGCCTGACCTTTTaattaacagaaaattttaggatttttttagGATTTAATCAGCAGATCATagattttaaagaattacatcgttttttaaatcttcagaatatttttctggtttttaagTAAATGTACATTTTATAAACTTTACAAAGtgtaaataagaaaaattattttgttgagaaaaaaatcgagcatacaaaaattgagacccgaagaactcgggggatgtcctattggggggattaccaactcgggggattggccccgcccacagaaccgtggcttgcaatacgcccatttctgcaactgccgcacggttttaaaactgtatttttctcaatagagcgagaattaacaagaaaaaataattttaaaaccgtgcggcagttgcaaaaatgggcgtattgcaagccacggttctgtgggcggggccaatcccccgagttggtaatcccccaataggacatcccccgagttcttcgggtctccaaaaattcagaaaactatatggaaaaggaaaaaaggcaattggacataataatttttatatccttcacaattttctgaaactcagagatttattcaaatgattttttgttggtgtTTTCAGTGtccactttgaaaaaaattccgcaaaaGTTTCCgcaaattgtttttctcgtggcgagacccatccgaAAAAATCCGTGCGCCTTTAGAAACGCATTACGGTACTTGTCGAGgcttctttttcaaatatttacgttgaatttgtgttttcttcgttattttcagattaatatAATATTAATCCATTCAaatctttcagaaacttcccCAAGCGGTCTTctcatctcaaaatttgccacgTGGCCACGCTCTCTTCTCCATAAATCTGAAGAAGGTGGGTTTTCAGTTAATGtttatcttttaaaattatttaaatttccaacaaaaaaaaaacaaacgaaGTGACGTTGTTA containing:
- the tmed-3 gene encoding GOLD domain-containing protein (Confirmed by transcript evidence), translating into MLKFVIVSSILVALGLSIELTFELPDNANQCFYEDLKKDVDTVFEFQVVTGGHYDVDLIIEDPNGKVLYKDTKKQYDSINFKAEVEGTYKACFSNEFSTFSHKIVYMDWQFGDQNALHAAVTQGAHAMTQLENYAVAIGDKLRTIDDYQTHHRLREATGRKRAEELNERVMIWSLGQSAVVVFIGIGQVFLLKSFFNDKRTRY
- the bag-1 gene encoding BAG family molecular chaperone regulator 1 (Confirmed by transcript evidence), with the protein product MKVNVSCSSVQTTIDILEENQGEDESILTLGQLRDRIATDNDVDVETMKLLHRGKFLQGADDVSLSTLNFKENDKIIVMGGKNALVDDAGFKMLMQYEKHNLSNLQKAYDLNLRDVADLERGFLEKPKQVEMGKKLEKKVKYFNEEAERHLETLDGMNIITETTPENQAKRNREKRKTLVNGIQTLLNQNDALLRRLQEYQSVLNGDIPE
- the mei-2 gene encoding Meiotic spindle formation protein 2 (Confirmed by transcript evidence); the encoded protein is MSGLDDRKKLTHAKNRKPLNDIPKSAENRPNTRSTSSRRGAEKDVPITFIGSSRTVKADLPEFTNTRSRRPLHSESKKELSRNPVSRGEEHSSSLPKSSPESSVSVMSSNASLWSACTEEVNKIGVCAKRESRNLRVYKMKSFTSNMEQILSNDNQLAPTVIRILNSRNSWCLNSCHACLTFIMENITSDNYGKRSACLKALASITNSLLDTIIGFASTKTRRIGVDVVAEERAAKATECIHNFRKIVKNRDKIYKQIDQETIYKLDAILERLKKVSSHK